A region from the Geobacillus vulcani PSS1 genome encodes:
- the lysS gene encoding lysine--tRNA ligase has product MSHEELNDQLRVRREKLKKIEELGVDPFGKRFERTHKAQELFELYGDLSKEELEEKQIEVAVAGRIMTKRGKGKAGFAHIQDVTGQIQIYVRQDDVGEQQYELFKISDLGDIVGVRGTMFKTKVGELSIKVSSYEFLTKALRPLPEKYHGLKDIEQRYRQRYLDLIMNPESKKTFITRSLIIQSMRRYLDSHGYLEVETPMMHAVAGGAAARPFITHHNALDMTLYMRIAIELHLKRLIVGGLEKVYEIGRVFRNEGISTRHNPEFTMLELYEAYADFRDIMKLTENLIAHIANEVLGTTKIQYGEHIVDLTPEWRRLHMVDAIKEYVGVDFWQQMSDEEARELAKEHGVEVAPHMTFGHIVNEFFEQKVESHLIQPTFIYGHPVEISPLAKKNPDDPRFTDRFELFIVGREHANAFTELNDPIDQRQRFEAQLKEREQGNDEAHEMDEDFLEALEYGMPPTGGLGIGVDRLVMLLTNSPSIRDVLLFPQMRHK; this is encoded by the coding sequence ATGAGTCACGAAGAATTGAACGACCAACTGCGCGTCCGCAGGGAAAAGCTGAAAAAAATTGAAGAATTAGGCGTCGACCCGTTTGGCAAGCGGTTCGAGCGCACTCATAAGGCGCAAGAACTGTTCGAGCTGTACGGCGATTTATCGAAAGAGGAATTGGAGGAAAAGCAAATTGAAGTCGCCGTCGCCGGCCGCATCATGACAAAGCGCGGCAAAGGCAAAGCGGGATTTGCCCACATCCAAGACGTTACAGGGCAAATCCAAATTTACGTCCGCCAAGACGATGTCGGCGAACAACAGTACGAACTGTTTAAAATCTCCGACCTTGGCGACATCGTCGGCGTGCGCGGCACAATGTTTAAAACAAAAGTCGGTGAACTTTCCATCAAAGTGTCGTCGTACGAATTTTTGACGAAGGCGCTACGTCCATTGCCGGAAAAATACCACGGTTTGAAAGATATCGAGCAACGCTATCGCCAGCGTTATCTCGATTTAATCATGAATCCAGAAAGCAAGAAGACGTTCATTACTCGCAGTTTGATCATCCAATCGATGCGGCGGTATCTTGACAGCCATGGCTATTTGGAAGTTGAAACGCCGATGATGCACGCTGTGGCTGGGGGTGCTGCGGCGCGTCCGTTCATTACGCATCATAACGCATTGGATATGACCCTTTATATGCGAATCGCCATCGAGCTCCATTTAAAACGGCTCATCGTCGGCGGTTTGGAAAAGGTGTATGAAATCGGCCGCGTTTTCCGGAACGAAGGCATTTCCACCCGCCATAATCCGGAGTTTACGATGCTCGAATTGTACGAGGCGTACGCCGATTTCCGCGACATCATGAAACTGACCGAGAATTTGATCGCCCACATTGCGAATGAAGTGCTCGGAACGACGAAAATTCAATACGGCGAACATATCGTTGACTTAACGCCTGAATGGCGGCGCCTCCATATGGTTGACGCAATCAAGGAATATGTCGGCGTCGACTTCTGGCAGCAGATGAGCGACGAAGAGGCGCGGGAGCTGGCGAAAGAACATGGCGTGGAAGTCGCTCCCCACATGACGTTTGGCCATATTGTCAACGAGTTTTTTGAACAAAAAGTCGAGTCCCATCTCATCCAGCCGACGTTCATTTATGGCCATCCGGTTGAAATTTCACCGTTGGCCAAGAAAAATCCGGACGACCCGCGTTTTACCGACCGATTTGAGCTGTTTATCGTCGGGCGCGAACATGCCAATGCCTTTACCGAACTGAACGACCCGATTGATCAGCGCCAACGCTTCGAGGCGCAGCTGAAAGAGCGTGAACAAGGAAACGATGAAGCGCATGAAATGGACGAGGACTTCCTTGAAGCACTCGAATACGGCATGCCGCCGACAGGCGGGCTTGGCATCGGCGTCGACCGCTTAGTTATGCTCTTGACCAACTCGCCGTCCATTCGTGATGTGCTGCTCTTCCCACAAATGCGCCATAAATAA
- the dusB gene encoding tRNA dihydrouridine synthase DusB, whose amino-acid sequence MFRIGDVEIKNRVVLAPMAGVCNSAFRLTVKEFGAGLVCAEMVSDKGIVYNNEKTLNMLYIDEREKPISLQIFGGEKETLVKAAKFVDKNTNADIIDINMGCPVPKITNCDAGAKWLLDPNKIYDVVAAIVDAVEKPVTVKMRIGWDEKHIYAVENAQAVERAGGKAVAVHGRTRVQMYEGKADWNIIKQVKEAVSIPVIGNGDVKTPQDAKRMLEETGVDGVMIGRAALGNPWMIYRTVRYLETGELIPEPTPREKIDVCLLHLDRLIALKGEYIAVKEMRKHAAWYLKGIRGAAKIRNAINECETRDELAALLLRVAEEAEVQAAANAEAV is encoded by the coding sequence ATGTTTCGCATCGGCGATGTCGAAATTAAAAACCGTGTCGTGCTCGCCCCGATGGCAGGCGTATGCAACTCTGCGTTCCGCCTGACCGTCAAAGAATTCGGCGCCGGGCTTGTATGCGCGGAGATGGTCAGCGACAAAGGAATCGTATACAACAACGAAAAGACGTTAAACATGTTATATATTGATGAACGGGAAAAGCCGATCAGCTTGCAAATTTTCGGCGGCGAGAAAGAGACGCTCGTCAAAGCGGCGAAATTTGTCGATAAAAATACGAATGCCGATATCATCGACATTAACATGGGTTGCCCAGTGCCGAAAATTACGAATTGCGACGCTGGAGCGAAATGGCTGCTTGACCCGAATAAAATCTATGATGTCGTTGCCGCGATCGTCGATGCCGTGGAAAAACCGGTCACGGTGAAAATGCGGATCGGTTGGGATGAAAAGCACATTTACGCCGTCGAAAACGCTCAAGCCGTCGAGCGCGCCGGCGGGAAGGCCGTCGCCGTTCATGGACGGACAAGGGTGCAAATGTATGAAGGAAAAGCGGACTGGAACATCATCAAGCAAGTGAAAGAAGCGGTCAGCATCCCAGTCATCGGCAATGGCGACGTCAAAACGCCGCAAGATGCCAAACGGATGCTGGAAGAGACAGGAGTCGACGGTGTCATGATCGGACGGGCGGCGCTTGGCAACCCATGGATGATCTACCGCACGGTCCGCTATTTAGAAACTGGGGAGCTCATTCCGGAACCGACGCCGCGGGAAAAAATCGACGTCTGCCTGTTGCATTTGGATCGGTTGATTGCCTTAAAAGGCGAGTATATCGCCGTGAAAGAAATGCGTAAACACGCTGCTTGGTATTTAAAGGGTATTCGCGGTGCAGCGAAAATCCGCAACGCCATCAATGAATGCGAAACGCGGGACGAACTGGCCGCGCTGTTGCTTCGCGTGGCGGAAGAAGCGGAAGTCCAAGCAGCGGCGAACGCCGAAGCCGTTTAA
- a CDS encoding helix-turn-helix domain-containing protein, which translates to MEAERWGRRIRAFRKLKGYTQERLAKELGISVSILGEIERGNRMPSDSLVGQIAERLNISVEELSPPKLESNK; encoded by the coding sequence ATGGAAGCGGAAAGATGGGGAAGACGTATTCGCGCTTTTCGAAAGTTGAAGGGATATACGCAAGAAAGACTGGCGAAAGAACTTGGCATTTCTGTATCGATTCTTGGTGAAATTGAACGCGGAAACCGAATGCCGTCCGATTCACTCGTTGGACAAATTGCCGAACGGCTGAACATATCGGTAGAGGAGCTGTCTCCGCCGAAACTCGAATCAAACAAGTAG
- the folK gene encoding 2-amino-4-hydroxy-6-hydroxymethyldihydropteridine diphosphokinase — translation MENIAYLALGSNLGDRVSYLRSAIEALYHHKEIFITSSSSIYETDPVGYVNQGKFLNMVIEVATTLSPFALLDVTQQIERKFGRKREIRWGPRTLDLDILLYNHENIETEQLTIPHPRMAERAFVLIPLLEVNSHVTIPNLSEPLIDIIDRLPDKKGVHVWKRKDGEDVFALFES, via the coding sequence ATGGAAAACATTGCATATCTCGCTTTAGGCTCTAACCTTGGAGATCGTGTTTCCTATTTGCGTTCTGCCATTGAAGCGCTCTATCATCATAAAGAAATTTTTATCACATCCAGCTCATCGATTTATGAAACTGATCCGGTTGGCTACGTCAATCAAGGCAAGTTTTTAAACATGGTGATCGAGGTGGCGACGACGTTGTCGCCGTTTGCCTTGCTTGACGTGACCCAGCAAATCGAACGAAAATTTGGGAGGAAAAGGGAAATTCGTTGGGGGCCACGAACGTTAGACCTTGACATTTTGCTGTATAATCATGAAAATATTGAAACAGAGCAACTGACGATCCCGCACCCGCGCATGGCGGAGCGGGCGTTCGTGCTCATCCCGTTGTTGGAAGTCAACTCTCATGTGACAATACCGAACCTTTCCGAGCCGTTAATCGACATCATTGACCGACTACCTGACAAAAAAGGAGTTCATGTATGGAAGCGGAAAGATGGGGAAGACGTATTCGCGCTTTTCGAAAGTTGA
- the folB gene encoding dihydroneopterin aldolase: protein MDKIYVHGMEFYGYHGVLREENILGQRFLVDVTLELDLQPAGRSDRLEYTVNYADVYEHCRVIVEERTFALIEAVAEAIAADLLAVFPVVQRCIVKVTKPNPPIRGHYQYVAVEIDRGR, encoded by the coding sequence ATCGATAAAATCTACGTGCACGGCATGGAATTTTACGGTTACCACGGGGTGCTTCGCGAAGAAAACATCCTTGGTCAGCGGTTTTTGGTCGATGTGACGTTGGAGCTCGATTTGCAGCCCGCCGGGCGGAGCGATCGTCTTGAGTATACCGTCAACTACGCCGATGTGTACGAGCACTGCCGGGTGATCGTGGAAGAGCGGACGTTTGCCTTGATCGAGGCGGTCGCTGAAGCGATCGCTGCCGACTTGCTCGCCGTCTTTCCTGTTGTTCAGCGTTGCATTGTCAAAGTGACAAAGCCGAATCCGCCGATTCGCGGCCATTATCAATATGTCGCAGTCGAAATTGATAGGGGTCGTTAA
- the folP gene encoding dihydropteroate synthase → MTTSMRPLRFQCRGHEFDLNKKTLIMGIVNVTPDSFSDGGRFYDVENAVKHAKRLVAEGADIIDIGGESTRPGADPVPLDEELRRVIPAVKAIAEAVNVPISIDTYKAEVARQAIEAGAHMINDVWGAKADPDMARVAATYGVPIILMHNRRDMAYRDLISDMIADLQESIRIAKGAGVKEENIILDPGIGFAKTVEHNLEVMRRLDEFAALGYPLLLGTSRKRFIGHVLNVPVEERMEGTGATVCLGIVKGVHIVRVHDVLPIARMVKMMDAMLGKGESGHR, encoded by the coding sequence ATGACAACATCGATGCGCCCTCTTCGGTTTCAATGCCGCGGGCATGAATTTGACTTAAACAAAAAAACGTTGATCATGGGCATTGTCAACGTTACGCCCGATTCGTTTTCCGACGGCGGCCGGTTTTACGACGTGGAAAACGCGGTCAAGCACGCGAAGCGGCTTGTGGCGGAAGGAGCAGACATCATTGACATCGGCGGTGAATCAACTCGTCCGGGGGCAGATCCAGTGCCGCTCGATGAAGAGCTGCGCCGGGTCATCCCAGCGGTCAAAGCGATCGCTGAGGCGGTGAACGTACCCATTTCCATTGACACTTACAAGGCAGAGGTCGCTCGGCAAGCGATCGAAGCGGGAGCGCACATGATCAACGACGTTTGGGGAGCAAAAGCTGATCCCGATATGGCCCGCGTCGCCGCCACGTACGGCGTGCCGATTATTTTAATGCACAACCGCCGCGATATGGCGTATCGCGATTTAATTTCCGACATGATCGCTGATTTGCAGGAAAGCATTCGCATTGCCAAAGGAGCCGGTGTGAAAGAGGAAAACATTATTTTAGACCCAGGCATCGGCTTCGCCAAGACGGTCGAGCATAACTTGGAAGTGATGCGCCGTCTTGACGAATTTGCCGCTCTTGGCTATCCGCTTTTGCTCGGTACATCGCGCAAACGGTTTATCGGCCATGTGCTCAATGTCCCAGTTGAGGAACGGATGGAAGGGACGGGAGCGACCGTTTGCCTCGGCATCGTCAAAGGCGTGCATATCGTCCGCGTCCACGATGTATTGCCGATTGCTCGCATGGTGAAAATGATGGATGCCATGCTTGGGAAGGGAGAGAGCGGCCATCGATAA
- the pabC gene encoding aminodeoxychorismate lyase codes for MYVYINGAVVPREEAQLSAFDHGFLYGLGLFETFRTYRGHPFLLDDHLARLNKGLSALHIERQFGRAEAVAIIEQLLEANGLCDAYVRFNVSAGVGDLGLPIENYRSPTVIVYMKPLPPPVPPEGKEGVVLAARRNSPEGQERLKSHHYLNNMIGKWELGHRPHAEGIFLNSDGAVAEGIVSNIFWVKAGVVYTPAPAVGILNGITRQFVIALLRQLGIPVEEGAYPLSHLLQADEAFITNSVQEIVPLFRIGRCVYQGKNGPVVQALQYHYRRLAHQLWTRNELAERMND; via the coding sequence ATGTACGTGTATATCAACGGCGCGGTCGTTCCGCGCGAGGAGGCTCAGTTGTCAGCGTTTGATCACGGGTTTTTATATGGGCTCGGCTTATTTGAAACATTCCGCACGTATCGCGGCCACCCGTTTTTGCTTGACGATCATTTGGCGCGATTGAACAAAGGGCTGTCTGCGCTGCACATCGAAAGGCAGTTCGGCCGCGCTGAAGCGGTGGCGATCATCGAGCAGTTGCTCGAGGCCAATGGCTTGTGCGACGCGTATGTGCGCTTCAATGTATCGGCCGGGGTCGGCGATCTCGGCTTGCCGATCGAAAATTACCGAAGCCCGACCGTCATCGTCTATATGAAGCCGCTTCCGCCGCCCGTCCCTCCGGAAGGAAAAGAAGGGGTGGTGCTCGCGGCAAGGCGGAACAGCCCGGAAGGCCAGGAGCGACTAAAGTCGCACCATTATTTAAACAATATGATTGGGAAATGGGAGCTCGGACATCGACCTCATGCGGAAGGAATTTTTTTGAATTCAGATGGGGCGGTAGCGGAGGGGATCGTTTCCAATATTTTTTGGGTGAAAGCCGGCGTTGTCTACACGCCAGCGCCGGCTGTCGGCATATTAAATGGCATCACAAGACAATTCGTCATCGCATTGCTCAGACAGTTGGGCATTCCCGTTGAAGAAGGGGCCTATCCGCTGTCCCATCTGTTGCAGGCGGATGAAGCCTTTATCACCAACTCTGTGCAGGAAATTGTCCCCCTTTTCCGCATTGGCCGTTGCGTCTACCAAGGAAAAAACGGCCCGGTGGTTCAGGCGCTGCAGTATCATTACCGGCGCTTGGCCCATCAGTTATGGACGAGGAATGAATTGGCGGAAAGGATGAACGACTGA
- the pabA gene encoding aminodeoxychorismate/anthranilate synthase component II yields the protein MIVMIDNYDSFTYNLVQYLGVLGEELIVKRNDEITVAEIERLRPDFIMISPGPCTPNEAGVSLEVIDRFAGQIPIFGVCLGHQAIAQAFGGRVVRAPRLMHGKTSSVYHDGETIFRGVPNPFTATRYHSLIVERETLPDCFVVSAWTEEEEVMAIRHKTLPVEGVQFHPESIMTSHGMQLLKNFIDTYKKA from the coding sequence ATGATCGTCATGATTGATAACTACGACTCATTTACGTACAATTTGGTGCAATATTTGGGCGTGTTGGGCGAAGAGCTGATTGTCAAACGGAATGATGAAATTACGGTGGCTGAAATCGAACGGCTCCGCCCCGATTTTATCATGATTTCCCCCGGTCCGTGCACACCGAATGAGGCAGGGGTCAGCCTAGAAGTCATTGATCGCTTTGCCGGTCAAATTCCCATTTTCGGCGTCTGCCTCGGGCATCAAGCCATCGCCCAGGCATTCGGCGGCCGCGTCGTCCGCGCTCCAAGGCTGATGCACGGGAAAACATCGTCCGTCTACCATGATGGGGAGACGATTTTCCGCGGCGTGCCGAACCCGTTTACGGCCACGCGCTACCATTCCCTGATCGTCGAGAGAGAGACGCTTCCGGACTGTTTCGTCGTGTCGGCTTGGACGGAAGAGGAGGAAGTGATGGCCATTCGCCATAAAACGCTGCCGGTGGAAGGCGTGCAGTTTCACCCGGAATCGATTATGACCAGCCATGGGATGCAGCTGTTGAAAAATTTTATCGACACATATAAAAAGGCGTGA
- a CDS encoding anthranilate synthase component I family protein, producing MEQRRRRLKRTIDYRGRDWFRQYEQLAYSRPHHVLLQSGQGGRYSIIGLDPIGVIRADERRLIIKQRGGETVLDGPPFERLRQWFRRFAVPNEGDPLPCQGGLIGFISYDAVRYLERLPVLAQDDLQLPFLYFFLFDDVAIYDHQTEHLHLLAYANEGEESEANRRLARHARMWLEDRNEALIWPLAALAAAPSVSMTKEGFMEAVRRVQRYIAAGDVFQVNLSVRQSQPLLTHPFAVYKQLRALNPSPYMAYLHTPEFQVVSGSPELLVRKRGWRLETRPIAGTRSRGRTAAEDEQIARKLLASEKERAEHAMLVDLERNDLGRVCAYGTVRVDEWMTIEKYSHVMHIVSHVSGTMAPEHDAFSVIRAMFPGGTITGAPKVRTMEIIEELEPVRRGLYTGSIGWIDFQGNMELNIAIRTMVVKDGLAHVQAGAGIVIDSNPEHEYKECIKKAAALWKAKELSEAEALFPSMR from the coding sequence ATGGAACAGCGGCGCAGGCGACTGAAACGAACGATCGACTATCGCGGACGGGATTGGTTCCGCCAGTACGAACAGCTGGCCTATAGCCGGCCTCATCATGTGTTGCTTCAGAGCGGCCAAGGGGGAAGGTACAGCATTATCGGCCTTGACCCGATCGGAGTGATCCGCGCTGATGAGCGGCGGCTCATCATCAAGCAGCGCGGGGGTGAAACGGTGCTCGATGGCCCGCCGTTTGAAAGGCTCCGGCAATGGTTTCGGCGGTTCGCCGTGCCGAATGAAGGCGACCCGCTGCCTTGCCAAGGCGGGCTGATCGGTTTCATTAGCTATGATGCGGTTCGCTATCTAGAACGGCTCCCGGTGCTCGCGCAAGATGATTTGCAGCTGCCGTTTCTGTATTTTTTCCTCTTTGACGACGTAGCGATTTATGACCACCAAACGGAACATCTTCATTTGCTTGCCTACGCGAATGAAGGGGAGGAAAGCGAAGCAAACCGGCGGCTGGCGCGGCATGCGCGGATGTGGCTCGAGGACCGGAATGAAGCGTTGATTTGGCCGCTTGCTGCCTTGGCAGCTGCGCCGTCTGTTTCAATGACAAAAGAGGGGTTTATGGAGGCGGTTCGCCGCGTGCAGCGCTATATTGCGGCGGGCGACGTGTTTCAAGTCAATCTATCGGTGCGCCAGTCGCAGCCGCTGTTGACACACCCATTTGCCGTCTACAAACAGTTGCGGGCTCTAAATCCATCCCCTTATATGGCGTATTTGCACACCCCGGAGTTTCAAGTGGTCAGCGGCTCGCCGGAGTTGCTCGTCCGCAAGCGGGGATGGCGCCTTGAGACGCGGCCGATTGCCGGCACACGTTCGCGCGGTCGGACGGCGGCAGAGGATGAACAAATTGCCCGCAAGTTGCTTGCGAGTGAAAAAGAGCGGGCTGAGCACGCCATGCTCGTTGATCTCGAACGGAATGACCTTGGGCGCGTCTGTGCCTACGGGACGGTTCGGGTGGACGAATGGATGACTATCGAAAAGTATTCTCATGTGATGCATATCGTTTCTCACGTATCCGGCACCATGGCGCCGGAGCACGATGCGTTTTCCGTCATTCGCGCCATGTTCCCCGGCGGGACGATCACCGGCGCCCCAAAAGTGCGAACAATGGAAATTATTGAAGAGCTGGAGCCGGTTCGCCGCGGCTTGTATACGGGCTCGATCGGTTGGATCGATTTTCAAGGAAACATGGAGCTCAACATCGCCATTCGCACGATGGTCGTCAAAGACGGATTGGCGCATGTACAGGCAGGGGCGGGCATCGTCATCGACTCCAATCCCGAGCATGAGTACAAGGAATGTATAAAGAAAGCGGCCGCCCTTTGGAAAGCGAAAGAGCTGAGCGAAGCAGAGGCATTATTTCCGAGCATGAGGTGA
- the cysK gene encoding cysteine synthase A, whose translation MARTVNSITELIGDTPAVKLNRIVDEDSADVYLKLEFMNPGSSVKDRIALAMIEAAEKAGKLKPGDTIVEPTSGNTGIGLAMVAAAKGYKAVLVMPDTMSLERRNLLRAYGAELVLTPGAQGMRGAIAKAEELVREHGYFMPQQFKNEANPEIHRLTTGKEIVEQMGDQLDAFVAGVGTGGTITGAGKVLREAYPNIKIYAVEPADSPVLSGGKPGPHKIQGIGAGFVPDILDTSIYDGVITVTTEEAFAAARRAAREEGILGGISSGAAIHAALKVAKELGKGKKVLAIIPSNGERYLSTPLYQFED comes from the coding sequence ATGGCACGCACAGTCAACTCGATCACCGAATTGATCGGCGATACGCCGGCTGTGAAACTGAACCGCATCGTAGATGAAGACAGCGCGGATGTATATTTGAAGTTGGAGTTTATGAACCCGGGCAGCAGCGTCAAAGACCGGATTGCGTTGGCGATGATTGAGGCGGCGGAAAAAGCAGGCAAGCTGAAGCCGGGCGACACGATCGTTGAGCCGACAAGCGGCAACACTGGGATCGGTTTGGCGATGGTCGCGGCGGCGAAAGGGTATAAGGCGGTATTGGTCATGCCGGATACGATGAGCTTGGAACGCCGCAACCTGTTGCGGGCGTATGGAGCCGAGCTTGTGCTCACACCGGGCGCACAAGGGATGCGCGGAGCCATCGCAAAGGCGGAAGAGCTCGTCCGCGAGCACGGCTACTTTATGCCGCAGCAATTTAAAAACGAGGCGAACCCGGAAATCCATCGCTTGACGACCGGGAAAGAGATCGTGGAGCAAATGGGCGACCAGCTTGATGCGTTCGTTGCCGGCGTCGGCACAGGCGGAACGATCACGGGGGCAGGTAAAGTGTTGCGTGAGGCTTACCCGAACATTAAAATTTACGCCGTTGAACCGGCCGATTCCCCGGTCTTGTCGGGAGGAAAGCCAGGTCCGCACAAAATCCAAGGGATCGGCGCTGGCTTTGTTCCAGATATTTTGGACACGAGCATTTACGATGGGGTGATTACGGTAACGACGGAAGAAGCGTTTGCGGCGGCCCGCCGCGCGGCTCGCGAGGAAGGCATTCTCGGCGGCATTTCGTCTGGCGCTGCGATTCACGCGGCATTGAAAGTGGCGAAAGAGCTCGGCAAAGGGAAAAAAGTGCTCGCCATCATCCCGAGCAACGGCGAACGTTATTTGAGCACGCCTCTTTATCAATTTGAAGACTAA
- the hslO gene encoding Hsp33 family molecular chaperone HslO — MGDYLVKALAYDGQVRAYAARTTETVAEAQRRHQTWPTASAALGRALTAGVMMGAMLKGEETLTIKIDGGGPIGVILVDSNAKGEVRGYVTNPHVHFELNEHGKLDVARAVGKNGMLTVVKDLGLRDFFTGQVPLVSGELGDDFTYYFASSEQIPSSVGVGVLVNPDHTIRAAGGFIIQLMPGTEERTIARIEERLKQIPPVSRMIESGLGPEQMLEQLLGDGGVRVLETMPVSFVCRCSRERIADALISLGPEEIQDIMDKEGQAEASCHFCNETYHFDKAELEQLKQLAKKE; from the coding sequence ATGGGAGACTACTTAGTGAAAGCGCTCGCTTATGATGGACAAGTGAGGGCTTATGCGGCAAGGACAACGGAGACGGTTGCGGAAGCGCAACGCCGCCACCAAACGTGGCCGACCGCCTCAGCGGCCCTCGGCCGGGCGTTGACCGCTGGCGTCATGATGGGAGCGATGCTGAAAGGCGAGGAAACGTTGACGATTAAAATTGACGGCGGCGGCCCGATTGGCGTCATTTTGGTCGACAGCAACGCCAAAGGGGAAGTGCGTGGCTATGTAACGAATCCGCATGTGCATTTTGAGCTGAATGAGCACGGGAAGCTTGATGTGGCGCGGGCGGTTGGCAAAAATGGGATGTTGACGGTCGTGAAAGATCTAGGCCTGCGCGACTTTTTCACCGGACAAGTGCCGCTTGTCTCCGGGGAGCTCGGCGATGATTTTACGTATTATTTTGCTTCGTCCGAGCAAATTCCGTCATCAGTCGGTGTAGGAGTGCTCGTCAATCCCGACCATACGATTCGGGCGGCGGGAGGATTTATCATCCAGTTAATGCCCGGAACGGAAGAGCGTACGATCGCCCGCATTGAAGAGCGGTTGAAACAAATTCCGCCCGTATCGCGCATGATTGAAAGCGGGCTCGGGCCGGAGCAAATGCTCGAACAGCTGTTGGGCGATGGCGGCGTGCGTGTACTGGAAACGATGCCGGTGTCATTCGTCTGCCGCTGTTCGCGTGAGCGGATTGCTGACGCCCTTATCAGCTTAGGGCCTGAGGAAATTCAAGACATCATGGACAAAGAAGGACAGGCAGAGGCTTCGTGTCATTTTTGCAATGAAACATACCATTTCGACAAAGCGGAGTTGGAACAGCTGAAACAACTCGCAAAAAAAGAATGA
- a CDS encoding type III pantothenate kinase: protein MIFVLDVGNTNTVLGVYDGDELKHHWRIETSRAKTEDEYAMTVKALLNHVGLQFSDIRGIIISSVVPPIMFALERMCLKYFHIKPLVVGPGIKTGLDIKYDNPREVGADRIVNAVAGIHLYGSPLIIVDFGTATTYCYINEHKQYMGGAIAPGIMISTEALFARAAKLPRIEIARPDDIIGKNTVSAMQAGILYGYVGQVEGIVSRMKAKSKIPPKVIATGGLAPLIASESDVIDVVDPFLTLTGLKLLYEKNTEKKG from the coding sequence ATGATTTTTGTATTGGATGTCGGCAACACAAACACGGTGTTAGGGGTGTATGACGGCGACGAACTGAAACATCATTGGCGCATTGAAACGAGCCGGGCGAAAACGGAAGACGAATATGCGATGACGGTGAAGGCGCTTTTGAACCATGTCGGCTTGCAGTTTTCCGACATTCGAGGCATCATCATTTCCTCGGTCGTGCCGCCGATCATGTTCGCTCTTGAGCGCATGTGCTTAAAATATTTCCATATCAAGCCGCTTGTTGTCGGTCCGGGCATTAAAACCGGGCTCGACATTAAATATGATAATCCGCGCGAAGTGGGCGCCGACCGGATCGTCAACGCGGTCGCCGGCATCCACTTGTACGGCAGTCCGTTGATTATCGTCGATTTCGGCACGGCAACGACGTATTGTTATATTAATGAACATAAACAATATATGGGAGGGGCCATTGCCCCGGGAATTATGATCTCGACAGAGGCTCTGTTTGCGCGGGCGGCGAAATTGCCGCGCATTGAAATCGCCCGCCCGGATGATATTATCGGCAAAAATACGGTCAGCGCCATGCAAGCGGGCATTTTATACGGCTATGTTGGACAGGTGGAAGGCATCGTATCGCGAATGAAGGCCAAAAGCAAAATTCCGCCGAAGGTGATTGCTACTGGCGGTCTGGCTCCGCTCATTGCCAGCGAGTCGGACGTCATTGATGTCGTGGATCCGTTTTTAACGCTGACAGGACTGAAATTGTTGTATGAGAAAAATACGGAGAAAAAGGGATGA